GCTTCATATATTAAGAAGGTTAAATGATTTATCTGGTATTCTTCGGGGGTTATCCTCCCTGTTTGAAACAGAAAATGTCTTGCTAATTTTCTAAAAGCAGGCTCACTAGGGGAGATACGGAGTTGTCTAAGCGCTTCAAAAGTTTCTGCGACTAAACTTGGTTCAATTCGAAAATTACTAAGACCAGATATCTCTCCAAGTATCTTTGTTAATAAATCTGCCCAAGGTTCTTTAATGGTAGCATCTTTGGGGGTTAAGATTCTTCTTGTGTTGAGTGATTCAGAAGATAGTGGTATGTATATTTGATTGAGGATAAATGTCAAAAAGATTATTATTACCAGCATTGTTTTAAAACTTTTTTTATTCATTTTTCTATGAAATATATAGCATAAAATAGAGGTAGTGACAAGATGACTTTAAACTTTTTGGTAATTGTGGTATAGTATAAAAAATGGCATTTATTGCGCTAATTACTGATTTTGGTAATAGAGATGAATATGTGGGATTGGTTAAGGGAGTGATTTTAGAGGTAAATCCACAAGCTCAAATTATTGACCTTTCTCACGAAATTCCTCCTCAGGATTTAATCTGGGCCTCCTTCCTTTTAGGGAACGCTTATAAATTTTTTCCCAGAAAGACAATTTTTCTTTGCGTAGTTGATCCGGAAGTAGGGACAGAAAGACGGACGATTATTGTGAAAACAAAAGACTATTTCTTCGTTTGTCCGGATAATGGCATCTTAACCAAGGTTTTAGAAAGAGAAAAAGTGGAGCAGATAGTCGAAATAAGAAATAAGAAGTTTTTCCTGAAAGAAATCAGTTCTACCTTTCATGGTCGGGACATTATGGCACCAGTGGCGGGATATCTTTCCAAAGGAGTGGCTTTAGAAAAATTCGGACCTAAGATTAAAAACATAAGAAGGATTAAATTACCAACGCCCATAATGAGAAAAGATTGTATGATTGGAAAAGTTATTCATATTGACCATTTTGGTAATTTGGTTACCAACATAGAGAAAGAATCATTGAGAAACAAGGTTCAAGCCTCTTTTTCTATTGCAATCAAGGGAAGGAAAATTCATAAGATAAATAATGCTTATGCGGAATCGAATAAGAGAAGACTTCTTGCCATCTGGGGAAGCAGGAATTTATTGGAGATTTCTATAAATTTGGGGAATGCTGCTAAAAAATTGATGGCAGGAAAAGGAGAAAAGGTTATTATCTATTTTTATTAGGCATATGGTGATTAAAATTTTTATTTTTTTGAAGTATTTTTTTATTATAAGCGTGGGTATTTTTGCTTTTACTTTCTCACTCCTTATCCGCAATACTCTTCTTTCCCGTTGGCATGATAATACTTTACCTTCCGAGTATGGAATGCCTTTTGAAGAGATTAATTTTTATAGTAAAGATAAAATAATGCTTAAAGGATGGCTAATTTTAAACAATAAAGATTCATCCACAATAATCTTATGTCACGGTTTAGGGACAAACAAATCAGAGCTCTTAAGTATTGCTAAATTTATTTATGATGCGGGCTTTAATATATTTCTGTTTGATTTTCGCGGACACGGAGAAAGCCAAGGTAAGGTTTGTTCTTTAGGTTATTTTGAGCAGAAGGATTTAGAAGGGGCAATGGACTATCTTTATCAAAGGTTTGAGCATAAAAACATTGGTGTTTTTGGTTTATCCTTAGGTGGAGCGGTGGCGATTATGGTGGCGTCCAAAGATGAGCGGATTAAGATAGTAGTTTCTGAAGGTGCTTATAAAGAACTATATTCCTCGATGCTTTATTTTGCAAAAGTTTTTTATTCTTTGCCTAAAATCCCCTTTAACATCTTCTTAAGAATAGCATATTTTTTGCGCTTTGGAATTGACCCTCAAGATGTTTCTCCTCAAAAAGTAATTACCCACATTTCTCCTCGCCCAGTTTTTATTATCAACGGAGAAAAGGATAAACAAATTCCTCCCCAAAACGCTTACACGCTCTTTGAAAGAGCACATGCACCCAAAGAAATTTGGATTATTCCTCAAGCAGACCACGGTGAGGGTTATGGTTTATATCCGGAAGTATATTCCCAAAAAATAATTAATTTTTTGAAAAAAAACATATGATTGAAACTCTCGGAGATTATTTTAAAGACGCAGTTTGGAATTTACAGGCTACGTTCAGAGTTAATTAATTGTTTTTGCATAAATTTTTGGCGCAGAGGATAATGTTATAAAAACTATATTTAGGGAAGAATTTAGATGTTTGCTCTTGATACTGAAAAGAAGTTGAAAATACTGGGGCAAGAAGCACGTTTTGAATCTTGCGGATTACCAAGAAATTTTGGACATAGATGGCACGACAGGTTCATCTACCAGGCAGTAGGAGAAGGTGGTTTTTGTGTTAATCTTTTTAAAATTTTACAGACTAATAGCTGTAGAAATAATTGTTTCTACTGCGCTAATAGAAGAGATAGAGACTTTGCAAGATTCTCCTTTACGCCTCAAGAGTTGGCAAAAATATTTATCGAATACTATCGCCAGAAAAAGATTCAAGGACTTTTTCTTTCATCTGCCTTAGAAAATGATGCAGATAATACTCAGGGGAAGATGCTTGAGACAATAAAGATTTTAAGGAAAACTTATGGTTATCAAGGATACATTCATTTTAAAATTCTTCCCGGCGTAGACAAAAAACTCATTTTTGAAGCAGCAAAATTAAGTAATAGGATTTCGCTTAACCTCGAGGCGCCGGGTGATGTTTATCTTAATAAAATTGCCAAAGAAAAAAATATGCATAAGATTCTTATCCCCACCTTAGAAAATATGGTAGAAGCAGTAAAGTTTTATCCTTTAAAATCAGGAATCACTACCCAGTTAATTATCGGAAGCGGTAGTGAGACGGATAAAGAAATCATTTTCTTTGCTGATGAAATTTATAATAGGTATAAAATAAAGCGCATTTACTACAGCGGTTTTGCCCCTGTAAAAGGTACTCCTTTGGAATACCATCCCCATTGTTCTGACCTCCGCGAATATCGTATTTATCAGGCAGATTTTCTTTTGAGGAAATATGGTTTTAAGAAGGAAGAACTTGTGTTTGATGAGCAGGGTAATCTTTTGCCAAATATAGACCCAAAATTTGCCTGGGCAGAAAAACATCCTGAAAGATTTCCCGTAGAGATAAATAGAGCAAGTTTTGAAGAACTTTTGCGTGTTCCGGGCATTGGGAGATGTTCGGCAGAGAAAATTATAAAATTC
This genomic stretch from Candidatus Omnitrophota bacterium harbors:
- a CDS encoding SAM-dependent chlorinase/fluorinase, which produces MAFIALITDFGNRDEYVGLVKGVILEVNPQAQIIDLSHEIPPQDLIWASFLLGNAYKFFPRKTIFLCVVDPEVGTERRTIIVKTKDYFFVCPDNGILTKVLEREKVEQIVEIRNKKFFLKEISSTFHGRDIMAPVAGYLSKGVALEKFGPKIKNIRRIKLPTPIMRKDCMIGKVIHIDHFGNLVTNIEKESLRNKVQASFSIAIKGRKIHKINNAYAESNKRRLLAIWGSRNLLEISINLGNAAKKLMAGKGEKVIIYFY
- a CDS encoding alpha/beta hydrolase: MVIKIFIFLKYFFIISVGIFAFTFSLLIRNTLLSRWHDNTLPSEYGMPFEEINFYSKDKIMLKGWLILNNKDSSTIILCHGLGTNKSELLSIAKFIYDAGFNIFLFDFRGHGESQGKVCSLGYFEQKDLEGAMDYLYQRFEHKNIGVFGLSLGGAVAIMVASKDERIKIVVSEGAYKELYSSMLYFAKVFYSLPKIPFNIFLRIAYFLRFGIDPQDVSPQKVITHISPRPVFIINGEKDKQIPPQNAYTLFERAHAPKEIWIIPQADHGEGYGLYPEVYSQKIINFLKKNI
- a CDS encoding helix-hairpin-helix domain-containing protein, translated to MFALDTEKKLKILGQEARFESCGLPRNFGHRWHDRFIYQAVGEGGFCVNLFKILQTNSCRNNCFYCANRRDRDFARFSFTPQELAKIFIEYYRQKKIQGLFLSSALENDADNTQGKMLETIKILRKTYGYQGYIHFKILPGVDKKLIFEAAKLSNRISLNLEAPGDVYLNKIAKEKNMHKILIPTLENMVEAVKFYPLKSGITTQLIIGSGSETDKEIIFFADEIYNRYKIKRIYYSGFAPVKGTPLEYHPHCSDLREYRIYQADFLLRKYGFKKEELVFDEQGNLLPNIDPKFAWAEKHPERFPVEINRASFEELLRVPGIGRCSAEKIIKFRRIKKIANLEDLKKLVPLLRRTQNFVTLNGKFLPLKEKRR